In Streptomyces sp. DG2A-72, one genomic interval encodes:
- a CDS encoding MarR family winged helix-turn-helix transcriptional regulator: protein MSAPTPRTPTTASEGPMSYAIFQLARAHRARAAAMLREMDLHPGQELLLMHLLDRDGQTQSELLESVGLDHSTVSKSLRRMQDAGLLIREPAEHDRRVMVVHLTDKGRAMREPLAAMWRALEETSALNLSAQEAESFVRTAYAIADAINSRTLPQEESE from the coding sequence ATGTCCGCCCCCACACCCCGCACCCCCACGACGGCCAGCGAAGGGCCGATGAGCTACGCGATCTTCCAGCTCGCCCGTGCTCACCGCGCCCGCGCCGCCGCCATGCTCCGTGAGATGGACCTGCATCCCGGACAGGAACTGCTGCTGATGCACCTCCTCGACCGGGACGGCCAGACCCAGTCCGAGCTGCTCGAAAGCGTGGGCCTGGACCACTCCACCGTCTCCAAGTCCCTGCGCCGCATGCAGGACGCCGGCCTGCTGATCCGCGAGCCGGCCGAACACGACCGGCGCGTCATGGTCGTCCACCTCACCGACAAGGGCCGTGCCATGCGCGAGCCCCTGGCAGCCATGTGGCGGGCCCTGGAGGAGACCTCCGCGCTGAACCTGTCGGCGCAGGAGGCAGAGTCCTTCGTCCGCACCGCCTACGCCATCGCCGACGCGATCAACAGCCGCACTCTTCCGCAAGAAGAGTCCGAGTAG